ttttaatgaacacaaaggaagatattttgaggaatcaaaccgttcatgagcaccattcacttccatactATTCTTTTTTCTTATTATAGAAGTGAATGCATGAAAGTGAGTAAGtgactgaattttcatttttgggtgaactatccctttaagacaatggttctcaaactggggtccggggccctgcgagatggtgccagggggggcccagttttatgacattatataaaatacattaatttatcattaattctgtgaaattaatcctaaaaaaaataaggcagcactactttgtataatttaatgttttgtttaattaaaatgtgaagttttagaactgttttttgtcataaattttctttgggggggccgcacactgaaaaagtttgagaccACTGCTTTAAAATACATTGCTGTACACTAATGTAATTGCAGTCTCACACACTCCAGCAGAGGGCATTGCATCTTTCTACATAAAACCCTTTATTGACACATTCAGTATGAGTTTCAGACTAATGAATAcagttttgtatatttatatttaagtagtCAAGCACATTTTTTGTAAGTGAATAGTTTGAAACTTTAGTTAACACAGCACACATAACACTCAGAAAATAAAACCTCATTTCAAGAAACAGAATTTGTAACAGGATGGTGCTTGGAATGTGAAGCCCAGATCAATACTGTCAAAAACCAACACTGCAAAATGAATAAAAGTTTCTTATAATGgcagacaaaaataaatattaagctgacatacagtattttttagccaaatataagaATTTTAGGAAAATACATGTTTCGGGGATTATACTGACAAACACACCCAAGCACTGACAGCCTGATCCTAGATCTGAGTTTGGCACTAGACATGTGAGATGACACTAATAATGCCAACCATTGCAGTTCAGATCATTTTAATCTGTCCCGACTACTTACTAGAGAAGTGTAGCATGTAATACCCCAGATCGTGACTTGTGATATTACTCTTAGCTTATATCTGTTATCTATTATGAATGGATCTGTTTATTCAATCTGTAATAGGAAGTCCCAATATAAACTGGATGAGCAGCTTTGAGTTTTTAATAGAGACTAGAAGCTGCGGAACGTCGTCATGTCCTTGGGCTCTTTGCTGGGAACACACCAATCGTCCGCCTCATGGATGCTCTTATAATGTTTCCAGGCGGATTTGTTGTAAACCGGAAGTCTTTCGATGGACTCTGTAGACAAAGCCTTCAAACAGATGGACAACCATTAATGTAAGAACTAATAAAATGAATACAGTACTTCTGTTACACAAACAGATAGCATATTTAAGAATAAACATCTTATTTTGACCATGCTGATCCCATTAAGACAATATGAGGTGGTTTCTAgaacagggtttatcctagtcccagactaaaatgcatttttaagacgccttaatttaaaaacatgcatcttaacacatatcagtgccattgtttagtTTCAAGATGcacagcagtaatgttttttgtaaggtatttttgtaaaaactacttttcctaatataactaaggcctagtcctaacTTATCTTAACCCCATCTGGGAAACTGCCCATATATCAAATAAGTCCCGGATCTAGACAGCTATAAGTTGGGTATGATGGATGAGGTTCTGGGTGGACATCTGACAGAAGGGGATTCAGTAAATCACTAATAAATCTGTCATGCCTTGGGTCTGCAACAGGCGCAGGATTAAAAAGCtgacaatatttaaaatatatgtaaaaaagaaaaaaaattcctgCCCTAAAAGCAAATGACAGACTATTATGCTAAAATTCAGGAACGAGAATGGAAGAATAACAACAAAAGATTAAAAACCTAACATTTAAACATAGATACTGTATTCACACTAACAGTTTACTTTTACCCAATGTACATAAATTTGATTGGGTGGGCAAGACACATTTTTGGGGTGGGCCAACCGTACCCAATGCCAAATCCAGACCAAATCTTCTACTGTATATGCTTTTtctatatacactcacctaaaggattattaggaacaccatactaatactgtgtttgacccttctttcgccttcagaactgccttaattctacgtggcattgattcaacaaggtgctgaaagcattctttagaaatgttggcccatattgataggatagcatcttgcagttgatggagatttgtgggatgcacatccagggcatgaagctctcgttccaccacatcccgaagacgctctattgggttgagatctggtgactgtgggggccattttagtacagtgaactcattgtcatgttcaagacaccaatttgaaattatttgagctttgtgacatggtgcattatcctgctggaagtagccatcagaggatgggtacatgttGGTCATAATGGGATgcacatggtcagaaacaatgctcaggtaagccgtggcatttaaacgatgcccaattggcactaaagggcctaaagtgtgccaagaaaacatcacccacatcattacaccaccactaccagcctgcacagtggtaacaaggcatgatggatccatgttctcattctgtttacaccaaattctgactctaccatctgaatgtctcaacagaaatcgagactcatcagaccaggcaacatttttccagtcttcaactgagcttgtgcaaattgtagcctgtttttcctatttgtagtgaagatgagtggtacccggtggggtcttctgctgttgtagcccatccacctcaaggttgtgcgtgttgtggcttcacaaatgcttagctgcatacctcggttgtaacgagtgcttatttcagtcaaagttgttcttctatcagcttgaatcagtcggtccattcttctctgacctctagcatcaacaaggcattttcgcccacaggactgccgcatactggatgtttttccattttcacaccattctttgtaaaccctagaaatggttgtgcgtgaaaatcccagtaactgagcagatggTGAAAAACTCATTCttacattcagtttggagttcaggggattgtcttgaccaggaccacaccactaaatgcattgaagcaactgccatgtggtTGATTTGATAATTGCCTGAATGAGAAAtttaacaggtgttcctaaaaatcctttaggtgagtgtacaggGTTCCCACTCTAAGTCAAATTTCCTGACAATGCCCTGATTTTTCCCTGACTAAAAGCTGAATTCCCATGACCTATGTCCGGGATGCCGTGAGCCTAAAAATAATGTAGTGTACAcgtgagtttaaaaaaaattaccttAACATCCGTGTATGAATAAACAGTACCAATAAAAAGCTGTTTAAATTGTAGTCTGTGGAGACTTGGACCCGAAAATGGCATCCATTACCTCACAAGCAGATTACATATTGATAAATGTAAACTAAACTTTAATGCAACTAACAATAATCCCTGAtattccatgatattccagaaattccatgacccATGGGAAACCTGTATATAAGACATTATCTCATATCTACATAATTGTGGATTCAAAAACCAAGATTACAGCTGACTAATATCTTAATACAGAGAGAAATACTCACTCTAATGTATATGACAGCGTCTGTGCCGTATCCCTCCATAGAGTAGAGCTTCAGATCTCCTTGGAAATATCTGGCGTAGAGTCTGGAGATGGGCAGCCCATAACCATAACCAGCCTAAAAGTCCAGGACAAAATACATCATCACATCAACAGCAAACATCACCGTCTCCTGCTTAGTGCTATGATAAATAGCatcatttgaaatatatgtgaCCCTATCAGAGAAATCCAGACCCAAGTAACCCAATCTGATGATGAGAAGCATTCAACAGCCTATTCGTTTTAACTGTCGTATCAAAATTGGCAGTAAGAGTCATAAAATTTTGCTGGTACTGAGATCAACTCCTGACATCGTGCTATCATGACAGCCTCATTAATATTCATGTTTGATTTCTCCTGATTGTGGCTGTTGTGATGTAACACTGACCAGAGGAGTGGCTCGAGATGTGTCCATCTGAGGACGAGGGGCGGTGGAGTAGGTGTATGTAAATAACCGGTCAATCTTCCTCAACGGAACTCCTCCTCCACAATCACTGACCTATGAGAGAGCACAAAACAAATCAGATTATAAGGAATagtgaaaattaccccatgatttactcgccCTCAAGCCATCATTGATGTATATTGATATACTTTTTCCAAACGAACACAATCGGTGTTATATTAGAAGCATTATAATGACAGTGAATAGTGCTTCTGATTTAAAGCCCCCAAAtgtccatccatccttcacagaaggaAAGCACATGGCTccagggggttaataaaggccaTCTGAAGGCAATGGATGCAACTTTAAAAATGGAAAATTTCATTCATGACCAACCTGCATTCACAAGAGGGTGCGTTTCCAGCAgatgtttataaagttttaaatgttgcCCTTAGAAGGGCTTTATTAATCCCTTGGAGCTGTGTGGATCACTTCTGTTAAGGAGTGATAAACCTTTTTTGGGCTTTAAATCAGAAGCACCGTTTACTATCATTATAAAACTTGGAACAGCCAGGATGCTTTCTAATATAACACcgattgtgtttgtctgaatTAAGATAAACATCTACATTGAGGATAAGTAAAATTGACACCACTAAAAATCATGAGGtacttttcatttttggatgaattaTCCCTTGAAGTCAGTGACTCACATTACACCGGGCTCACAGTCGGAATGAACGATCGGATATCAACAAGACAAATGATCAGTTTGATCTATGAATGCATTCTTAAGGACATAAAGAGGGATGTTTATGAAATCAAATCTaatccaaatgtgtttgttgggtcagtgtgaaacccctgttggcaGTTTTTGGATCAAAGTAAGTGAGACTTTAGGATGTTAGGGTTTGTTGGATCAGTGTATATTGGCCTTTACTGTTTTAGCTGATCATACAGACTTATCAAAACCTGTCTGACAATACCTTAACCGTCAGATCTTCATCTCCGAGAGCGATCTTCACATGTACCGGCGGATACTTCATGGCGTCTTCGTGAAGTTCCATGGTAGCGCGCATGGCATTCTGCAGGAGTCACACAGTATATTTATAGCCCAGCACTCCTGCTACAAAACTTGCTCTTAGAGAACAGAGCGAAGCCTTTTATTACATTTACTACAGCATTAAATCACAAACTGAATCTTTATACTTTTCTGTTATATGAGGGGCAAACATCTAAAACATAATACACCACAACCACCATGCAGTCAAATTATTAGAATCATTTCAAAGGTAAGAAAAGATGTACACCACCTTAAAGAGCTCAAATATCATATGATACAGATGAGAGGGCACATAAACCACAGTAATGGGTTTATCAGGACCTTTACCTgcaaaacaaatgagaaacaaGTCATACTCCTCCTAAACAATATCATACAGAGTAGTGATGACCGCTTATCTGGTTACCATTGAATTCCTCCAGTACAAGCTCCGGTGAGTTCATATAATACCGGTCGCACAGGTTTCGAGCGTTCTCGTAAGCATctgaaaaacatgtcattgaaCTCCATTTAGATTTATGCACGCGGTAGATTTATGCATGTCTAGACAAACCTCTCTAACCGTTTCTAAAACACGTGAAATATTCCTCAATGGCTTGAATAAAACTGTGAAAGGAATtgatttaggggtggtttcccggacagggatcagcttaagccaggactagaccttagtttaattaggaaatataagaaatgtttaacaaacatgcctcattaaaaacattacttgtgtgcattttgaggcaaaaccaagggcactgatgtattttaagatatcagtttggacagctcttacatttattttagtctaggactaataGACTATAATTATCCTTATGTGACTTTAATACATGCGTCTCATAAAAGACATCTTTCTTGAATGTAATAATGATGTCAGCAGATCAGGTGAAGATTAGTCACTCAGAAGATTAGGAACGTAACAGCACACATCTCCTCAAACACTGCGATATTCAATGTGTCATTTGTGAAACCATCAATGATCTGTtattttttctaaatttaaaagagaaaattaataattttttaattaccTTTCACAACATCAGACAGACGACAGCTGGGGTCAATACTGCCGATCTGTTTGGGATGAGCGGGATTCACGCGCACATTTCCTCCAAACAGAAGTGCTGGAAAAACACAAGCAATGATAtatatcagtggttctcaaactttttcagcgtgggccccccttgtgtacggtgcattccttcgcaatttatgacaaaaaacagttctaaaacttaacattttaattaaacaaaaactttaattatacaaagtagtgctgttggttagtagccttatttttttttaggtttaattacacagaattcaatgtattttacaaaatgtcataaaactgggcccccTGCACCATGTCGCGGCCCCCCTAGGGGCCCCGGCCcctagtttgagaaccactgatataTATTACACTTCTCAAGTAAGTGGTGGCACAACATGGCTTCATGTTTACACAAAACCATCAGTTATGGATTAGATTCAGAAATCTGGGATATGCACGTGAATGTACGTCGACTATTaccaaagttttaaatattaatatttttcttacaaaatcgccTTTATTAACCCCACGGAGCCATGTGGATTGAGCTATGTGAGGGATGGGTGGCTttaaatcagaagcaccatttactaccattatacaGCCAGAacaggtgaactatccctttaagtgcagTCCAGCACCACACacctacaaaataaattaaaaaatgacattttcaaatggaaagttcacccaaaaatgttaactttgtcattatttactcaacctcatgttGTGTGAACCCCCAATATTTTTCATTATTCTTCAGAATCTAAATTCATTTTTTCAAGTGTTGTGTGGGGTCTTCTGGTTACTGGTGACCACCTTGGTTCAAAATGAcctaaaactgtaaaaaaaagtgtccTGAAGACGTTTCCTCCACTACTTTTTTGTTGTGGATATCTCTATTGTTTCAGTTGTTACACATTATTAAAACAGGAAACATCCTGAAAAACAGAGGATGTGCATTGACAGAAATTTTcgacaaagaaagacattgggGGTTGAAACACACatgtgggtgagtaaataatgacaacaacattttaattttggggtAAAGTATCCCAAAGATGTGTTTTCCCACCCGTAACACTAATGCGGTATCCCTTTGAAATGTAAAGCAAAAATAACAATGAAAGTTACCACTCTTCGTTCCCAAGCAGTCACCAAAGGTGTGCCTAACCAAATGGTCAGAGGATATGATGTTTAAACAGATGTCTTATGCTACCACATATCTGTCTCTCTGCCACTTCCAAATAATAATGAATGAAATATCACTTAGGTGTCATTCCCATATGGGTGAGACCGGGGTAAGAGACACCAAAATGAAGCCTTTTTGGGAAATAAGCTCTCTCAGGAAGTGAAGTTGAAGGCTTTGACTGCAATTTCTTACAAACGTTTGTCTTACTGTGCTGATTCAGGAGCATTCGGATGGAAATCCTGCTCATGTAGAAGCGATCCAGGAAGTATTGCATGTTCTGGCTGGTGATTGGGTCGGTACCGTAGGTTTCCTTAAATTCCACCACGCCTTGTGCCATGGTGGGCACTACATCGTTGTGTCGGTTTCTGATCTTAATCACAGCATCTGTAAAGCTAAAACCAATAGAAACATGTCGAGTAGGTGGTATACACATGTATTCATGGACTGGGGAgggtatttgttgtttttattacccCTGTGTGACTCTTTCATCATCAACATCCTTGTCCTGGAACTCAAGAATATCCTGGAAACTTTGCATGTACCTACAGAGATGCAGCACAACTAAATGATGTGGTTCATGTTAGGATCTTTAATGTTTATGGGTTTATACATACATATTTACACTGACCAGCTCTGCACCAGTCGCACTGATGGAGTCCTCAATAGGTTATCAGGTAATAAATCGATTTCTTTCATTATATTTGCCAGCCGGACGGGCAGCTCCTGTCTCAGAAACGTGAAAGATGTTTTCTCACAGGCATTCTCTGAACCTGTACAGACAACAAAGATAAAAGTGAAAAATGAAAGTCACCACTGCCTGGTCATGTGCATACTTGTACCGTGGTATTACCCCAGGTTATGGAGATAAATCTTTAGTTCAGTGAAAAACAGTTTATATCCGATTCAATCACTGTCTACTGATAATCATAGCAGATTTATGTTTGTGTAAATATGGTCCATTTGATTCTCCTTTAAATTTGGATCTATTTCATTTACGTCTTCTCCAGTAAAGAACATGTTAATATCAGATACATCAACTGTAGTTTAATTCAAAAATTGACTGACTTACCAAAATCTATGAATTGTTTGATAGAGAGAGGAGAAGGTGAGAATCTGGAATAATAATCTATTTGCTTGGAGATGGACGCAACCCTCATCAAAGTCCTGAAAATCCTCATGTTGGCCGCGTTGTTACTGTTTCTCCGA
The genomic region above belongs to Paramisgurnus dabryanus chromosome 15, PD_genome_1.1, whole genome shotgun sequence and contains:
- the pdk1 gene encoding pyruvate dehydrogenase (acetyl-transferring) kinase isozyme 1, mitochondrial, encoding MRIFRTLMRVASISKQIDYYSRFSPSPLSIKQFIDFGSENACEKTSFTFLRQELPVRLANIMKEIDLLPDNLLRTPSVRLVQSWYMQSFQDILEFQDKDVDDERVTQGFTDAVIKIRNRHNDVVPTMAQGVVEFKETYGTDPITSQNMQYFLDRFYMSRISIRMLLNQHTLLFGGNVRVNPAHPKQIGSIDPSCRLSDVVKDAYENARNLCDRYYMNSPELVLEEFNGKGPDKPITVVYVPSHLYHMIFELFKNAMRATMELHEDAMKYPPVHVKIALGDEDLTVKVSDCGGGVPLRKIDRLFTYTYSTAPRPQMDTSRATPLAGYGYGLPISRLYARYFQGDLKLYSMEGYGTDAVIYIRALSTESIERLPVYNKSAWKHYKSIHEADDWCVPSKEPKDMTTFRSF